In a single window of the Nodularia spumigena CCY9414 genome:
- a CDS encoding glycosyltransferase family 4 protein produces MKILFLDQSGKPGGAELCLIDIAKPYGDRALVGLFADGDFRKLLQQHHIPVEVLATQAIQVRKQSNLLQSLASVGQLAPLLAKVVQTAKEYDVIYANTQKALVIGALASFLARRPLVYHLHDILSLEHFSQTNLRIAVTLANRFASLVIANSQASQTAFIQAGGNAKITEIVYNGFECQNYQISASEVKELQQKLGLEGKFVVGHFSRLAPWKGQHILIAALSQCPPEVTVILVGDALFGEQDYVQQLHEQVAQLKLENRVKFLGFRADVPQLMAACNLVAHTSTAPEPFGRVIVEAMLCGTPVVAAQAGGAMELVEHGVNGFLVTPGEIAELAQVINTCVAETAMIATMANHGRAIACQRFDIVAINQQIAQLLNQLSVNSYQ; encoded by the coding sequence ATGAAAATTCTGTTTTTAGACCAAAGCGGTAAACCTGGTGGTGCGGAACTTTGTTTAATAGATATTGCTAAACCCTATGGCGATCGCGCTTTGGTAGGCTTGTTTGCAGATGGTGATTTTAGAAAGTTACTCCAGCAGCATCATATCCCGGTAGAAGTGTTAGCAACTCAAGCAATTCAAGTTCGCAAACAAAGTAATTTGCTGCAATCTTTAGCCAGTGTCGGACAACTTGCACCACTATTAGCTAAAGTAGTACAAACAGCTAAGGAATATGATGTCATCTACGCCAACACCCAAAAAGCCTTAGTTATTGGCGCACTGGCGAGCTTTTTAGCCCGTCGTCCCTTGGTTTATCATTTACATGATATTCTTTCCTTAGAACACTTTAGCCAAACTAACCTGCGGATTGCTGTTACTTTAGCAAATCGTTTTGCTTCATTAGTAATTGCTAATTCTCAAGCTAGTCAAACAGCCTTTATCCAAGCAGGAGGAAATGCAAAAATCACCGAAATTGTGTATAATGGTTTTGAGTGCCAAAATTATCAAATTTCTGCATCTGAAGTTAAAGAATTACAGCAAAAGTTAGGGCTAGAAGGCAAATTTGTAGTTGGACACTTCAGCCGGCTTGCACCCTGGAAAGGGCAACATATTTTAATTGCGGCTTTGTCTCAATGTCCGCCAGAAGTAACAGTAATTTTAGTTGGTGATGCCTTGTTTGGCGAACAAGATTATGTGCAGCAATTGCATGAACAAGTTGCACAGTTGAAATTAGAAAACCGGGTGAAGTTTTTAGGATTTAGGGCAGATGTTCCCCAATTAATGGCTGCTTGTAACTTGGTAGCGCATACCTCAACAGCCCCAGAACCCTTTGGGAGAGTGATTGTTGAGGCGATGCTATGCGGTACGCCTGTGGTAGCTGCTCAGGCTGGGGGGGCGATGGAATTAGTGGAACATGGCGTTAATGGTTTTTTGGTGACACCTGGAGAAATTGCGGAATTGGCACAGGTGATTAATACTTGTGTTGCAGAAACAGCTATGATTGCAACTATGGCGAATCATGGGAGAGCGATCGCTTGTCAGCGTTTTGATATAGTCGCTATTAATCAACAAATTGCTCAACTATTAAATCAGTTATCAGTGAACAGTTATCAGTGA
- a CDS encoding glycosyltransferase family 4 protein — translation MRILHIINHVQNIGNGIVNVAVDLACLQSKDGHTVAVVSDGGEYEALLAFHDVRHWQLSQSREPLNILKAAWGYWQIVQEFQPDIVHAHMMTGVVLAGICKSVCKYSLVSTVHNEFQRSSVLMGLADRVIAVSYAVANSMVRRGIPQKKLRVVSNGTLNSPRHRSIQDYQPLPLQRPAITTVAGMYSRKGIGELITAFVTIAAEFPDAHLYLVGDGPDRAMFEIMAQDTVYSDRIHFAGFQPEPQRYLLATDIFVLASHCESFGLVLTEAREAGCAIIASDVDGIPETLDNRLAGILVPPQDSQTLATALTELLRDSVQLHRWKYRAQENLQRFSAARVNAETLAVYHELATNYNAPKIFAKKEVLVGK, via the coding sequence ATGCGGATATTACATATAATCAATCATGTGCAGAATATTGGTAATGGCATTGTCAATGTAGCAGTAGACTTAGCTTGTTTACAAAGTAAAGATGGTCATACTGTGGCTGTAGTCTCAGATGGTGGAGAATATGAGGCATTATTAGCATTTCATGATGTGAGACACTGGCAATTAAGTCAGTCTAGGGAACCCCTAAATATTCTCAAAGCTGCTTGGGGTTATTGGCAAATTGTGCAAGAATTTCAGCCAGATATTGTTCATGCACATATGATGACAGGGGTTGTATTAGCGGGGATTTGCAAAAGCGTTTGTAAGTACAGTTTAGTTTCTACGGTACATAATGAGTTTCAGCGTAGTTCTGTACTGATGGGATTGGCGGATCGAGTTATTGCAGTTAGTTATGCAGTAGCTAATTCAATGGTACGGCGTGGTATACCACAAAAAAAGTTGCGGGTGGTATCTAATGGGACATTAAACAGTCCTCGACATCGCAGTATTCAAGATTACCAACCACTACCCCTACAGCGTCCAGCAATTACCACTGTGGCTGGGATGTATTCTCGTAAAGGAATTGGGGAGTTAATTACGGCTTTTGTGACAATTGCGGCAGAATTTCCCGACGCACATCTATACTTAGTGGGAGATGGTCCAGACCGTGCTATGTTTGAGATCATGGCGCAAGATACAGTTTATAGCGATCGCATTCATTTTGCAGGTTTCCAGCCAGAACCGCAACGCTATCTGCTAGCAACGGATATTTTTGTTTTGGCTTCTCATTGCGAATCCTTTGGTTTAGTGCTAACAGAGGCGCGGGAAGCAGGTTGTGCAATTATCGCCAGCGATGTAGATGGTATCCCGGAAACTTTAGATAATCGTCTAGCCGGGATTTTAGTTCCACCTCAAGATAGTCAAACTTTAGCCACGGCTTTGACAGAATTGCTCAGAGATTCAGTACAATTACACAGGTGGAAATATCGCGCCCAAGAAAATTTACAGCGTTTCAGTGCAGCGCGGGTGAATGCGGAAACCTTGGCTGTATACCACGAATTAGCCACGAATTACAATGCCCCGAAAATATTCGCCAAAAAAGAAGTTTTAGTTGGTAAATAA
- a CDS encoding glycosyltransferase family 4 protein, with protein sequence MEDKKEHFNSTSASILTLGIGWFPQTPGGLERYIYELTHNLAANQDQIELCGVGLPETELNVPIKLTNLADPDQRIWQRMGSIRHKFKKTRVSKPDAINLHFALYSFPILDLLPKGVPITFNFHGPWAAETQEETVNNQVSLFLKRRLIEQSTYNRCDRFIVLSKAFGNILHQQYQIPWSRIHIIPGGVNLQWFQANLSRQAARKQLDWPENRRILFTSRRLVQRVGIDKLLQALAIIKPQVPDVWLAIAGRGHLQATLQKQVKELGLEDNVKFLGFLPDAQLPLAYQAAELTVMPSQSFEGFGLAIIESLACGTPVLCTPIGGMPEILASFSPDLITTSAEASAIAEKLAQILLGNLSIPVREICREYAVNNFDWQQIAQKVRHVLLA encoded by the coding sequence GTGGAAGATAAAAAAGAACATTTTAATTCAACATCTGCATCTATTCTCACACTAGGAATAGGCTGGTTTCCCCAAACTCCCGGAGGATTAGAAAGGTATATTTATGAACTAACTCATAACTTAGCAGCCAATCAAGACCAAATAGAATTATGTGGAGTTGGTTTACCAGAAACTGAATTAAATGTGCCAATAAAGTTGACTAATTTGGCTGATCCAGATCAAAGAATTTGGCAACGCATGGGATCTATTCGTCACAAGTTTAAGAAAACAAGAGTCAGTAAACCAGATGCAATTAATCTGCATTTTGCATTATATAGCTTTCCGATTTTGGATCTTTTGCCCAAAGGCGTACCCATAACATTTAACTTTCATGGCCCTTGGGCGGCTGAAACTCAAGAGGAAACAGTTAATAATCAAGTTAGTCTTTTTCTCAAGCGCCGACTCATAGAACAAAGCACTTATAATCGTTGCGATCGCTTTATTGTTCTAAGTAAAGCATTCGGTAATATTTTACATCAACAGTATCAAATACCTTGGAGCAGAATTCATATTATCCCTGGGGGAGTGAATCTTCAGTGGTTTCAAGCCAATTTGTCACGCCAAGCCGCACGAAAGCAGCTAGACTGGCCGGAAAATCGCCGCATTCTGTTTACATCTCGCCGCTTAGTACAGCGAGTTGGGATTGACAAATTATTACAAGCCTTGGCGATAATTAAGCCACAAGTTCCTGATGTTTGGCTAGCGATCGCTGGTCGTGGTCATTTGCAAGCTACACTACAAAAACAGGTTAAAGAATTAGGCTTAGAAGACAACGTAAAATTTTTAGGTTTTCTCCCTGATGCACAATTACCCCTAGCTTACCAAGCGGCTGAATTAACAGTTATGCCTAGCCAATCTTTTGAAGGGTTTGGATTAGCAATTATTGAATCTTTAGCTTGTGGAACTCCAGTTTTATGTACCCCAATTGGGGGAATGCCAGAAATTTTAGCATCATTTTCCCCCGATTTAATTACTACTTCTGCCGAAGCTTCAGCCATTGCGGAAAAATTAGCCCAGATACTTTTAGGAAATTTATCAATTCCTGTAAGAGAAATCTGCCGTGAGTATGCAGTCAATAATTTTGATTGGCAACAAATAGCCCAAAAAGTCCGCCATGTTCTCTTAGCTTAA